The Caballeronia sp. SL2Y3 genome includes a window with the following:
- a CDS encoding YchJ family protein, whose protein sequence is MKPVDCPCGGASPSQRPNARAPRYEDCCGRFIDGGAFPANAMKLMRSRYTAYVLGDTAYLRATWDAKTCPPDLDASGDGTRWLGLQIRRHTVIDGDHEEVEFVARYKVGGRAHRLHEASRFIRNAESHWIYIDGDTIQK, encoded by the coding sequence ATGAAGCCCGTGGATTGTCCTTGCGGCGGCGCGTCACCGTCGCAGCGCCCGAACGCGCGCGCGCCGCGCTATGAAGACTGCTGCGGCCGCTTCATCGACGGCGGCGCTTTTCCGGCGAACGCCATGAAACTCATGCGCTCGCGCTACACCGCCTATGTGCTCGGCGACACGGCCTATCTGCGCGCGACATGGGACGCGAAAACCTGTCCGCCCGATCTCGACGCTTCCGGCGACGGCACACGCTGGCTCGGCTTGCAGATCAGACGGCACACGGTCATCGACGGCGACCACGAAGAAGTCGAATTCGTCGCGCGATATAAAGTCGGCGGGCGCGCGCATCGGCTGCACGAAGCGAGCCGTTTCATACGCAATGCCGAGAGCCATTGGATTTATATCGACGGCGACACGATCCAAAAGTAA
- a CDS encoding glutathione S-transferase family protein yields the protein MTYHVHGVSASGNCYKVRLALEQLNVPYVWHEVDMMHGATRTDAFRKLNPNGKVPVLVIDETTTLSESDAILCYLADGSALLPDERLERAQVLQWMFFEQYSHEPYVAVARFIREFLKQPDDPRLPEKTAGSYRALDVMEQHLASRTFFVGERYTVADIALYAYTHVADEAGLDLSRYPAIRAWLGRVRNQPGHVEMPGVDA from the coding sequence ATGACATATCACGTGCACGGCGTTTCAGCGTCCGGCAACTGCTACAAGGTGCGGCTCGCGCTCGAACAACTGAACGTGCCGTATGTCTGGCACGAAGTGGACATGATGCACGGCGCGACGCGCACCGACGCCTTCCGCAAGCTGAACCCGAACGGCAAGGTGCCGGTGCTCGTCATCGACGAAACGACGACGCTCTCCGAATCCGACGCCATTCTCTGCTATCTCGCCGACGGCTCCGCGCTGCTTCCCGACGAGCGCCTCGAACGCGCGCAAGTGCTGCAATGGATGTTCTTCGAGCAGTACAGCCACGAGCCGTATGTCGCGGTGGCGCGCTTCATTCGCGAGTTTCTGAAGCAGCCGGACGATCCGCGTCTGCCGGAGAAAACCGCCGGTTCGTATCGCGCGCTCGACGTGATGGAGCAGCATCTCGCGTCGCGCACGTTCTTCGTCGGCGAGCGCTATACGGTGGCCGACATCGCGCTCTACGCCTACACGCATGTGGCTGACGAAGCGGGTCTCGATCTTTCGCGCTATCCGGCCATTCGCGCGTGGCTGGGCCGCGTGCGCAATCAGCCCGGCCATGTCGAGATGCCGGGAGTCGATGCATGA